Proteins encoded within one genomic window of Thermococcus celer Vu 13 = JCM 8558:
- the speB gene encoding agmatinase, producing MDFLYTYETLKLEFPLSEPENAKFVILGVPFDGTTSFKPGARFGPTLIRHATLNLESYILDYDVDIAELPIADIGDIAVVAGDPRRTADRVRETVEELKRANPGAIPILLGGEHSQTLGAVEALKPASYVVFDAHLDLRDSYEENPYNHACVARRIAELGVGEAIFGIRSGTREEVTYAEEHGIPWVHARDYDFDAFVELVKPLPEPVYLSIDIDAFDLSLVPSTGTPEAGGLGFWEVVEAMEWLVENKRLVGFDIMEVGGGELGDITALTAAKLLFYFLGAGAGIL from the coding sequence ATGGATTTCCTCTACACTTACGAGACGCTCAAGCTCGAATTCCCACTCTCCGAACCAGAGAACGCTAAGTTCGTCATCCTCGGGGTTCCCTTCGACGGGACGACAAGCTTTAAGCCCGGGGCGAGGTTCGGGCCGACGCTCATAAGGCACGCGACGCTCAACCTCGAGAGCTACATCCTGGACTACGACGTGGATATAGCAGAGCTCCCGATAGCGGACATAGGTGACATCGCCGTCGTTGCCGGCGACCCGAGGAGAACCGCGGACAGGGTGAGGGAAACGGTTGAAGAGCTCAAAAGGGCCAATCCCGGTGCAATTCCGATACTCCTCGGGGGGGAGCACTCACAGACCCTTGGGGCGGTGGAGGCCCTGAAACCCGCGAGCTACGTGGTATTCGACGCCCACCTCGACCTCAGGGACTCCTACGAGGAGAACCCCTACAACCACGCCTGCGTGGCGAGGAGAATAGCGGAACTCGGGGTAGGCGAGGCGATTTTCGGGATAAGGAGCGGGACGAGGGAGGAGGTCACCTACGCCGAGGAGCATGGAATCCCCTGGGTCCATGCAAGGGACTACGACTTCGATGCCTTCGTCGAACTGGTAAAGCCCCTCCCGGAGCCCGTTTACCTCTCCATAGACATAGACGCCTTCGACCTCTCGCTCGTTCCCTCGACCGGGACACCTGAGGCCGGTGGACTGGGCTTCTGGGAAGTGGTGGAGGCCATGGAGTGGCTCGTGGAGAACAAGAGGCTGGTCGGCTTCGATATAATGGAGGTTGGGGGTGGCGAACTCGGGGACATCACGGCGCTAACCGCGGCGAAACTCCTCTTCTATTTCCTGGGTGCAGGGGCCGGTATCCTTTAA
- a CDS encoding TIGR00375 family protein: MLADADLHIHSRYSKAVSKFMTFPNLAENARFKGLAVVGTGDVLNPRWEEELLKYTEKVDEGTYERKGVRFILTTEVEDSRRVHHLLIFPSLSAVEEMRERLSPYSSDIENEGRPRVNLSAAEIADLANELDVLIGPAHAFTPWTALYKEYNSLREAYDGARIDFLELGLSADSEMADMIRSHHSLTYLSNSDAHSPMPHRLGREFNRFEVDEATFEEVRKAILKRGGRKIVLNAGLDPRLGKYHLTACSRCYTKYSLEDAEAFRWKCPKCGGRIKKGVRDRILELADTEERPNDRPPYLRLAPLAEIIAMVIGRGVETKAVRAIWERFLREFRSEIRVLVDVPIESLAEVHEEVAKAVWAYRKGKLSVIPGGGGKYGEIRLPEEIRNAKIEDLESIEINVSEDEYRPRQTSLMKFLRR; this comes from the coding sequence ATGCTGGCCGATGCGGATCTTCACATACATTCCCGTTATTCAAAGGCGGTCTCGAAGTTCATGACCTTCCCGAACCTCGCCGAAAACGCGCGTTTTAAGGGGCTCGCGGTGGTCGGTACCGGGGACGTACTAAACCCGAGGTGGGAGGAGGAACTGCTCAAATATACAGAGAAAGTCGATGAGGGCACCTACGAGAGAAAAGGGGTTCGTTTCATCCTCACGACGGAGGTCGAGGACAGCAGGCGGGTTCACCACCTCCTCATTTTTCCGAGCCTATCAGCCGTGGAGGAGATGCGGGAAAGGCTGAGCCCCTATTCGAGCGATATAGAGAACGAAGGAAGGCCGAGGGTCAACCTTTCGGCGGCGGAGATAGCGGACCTGGCGAACGAGCTCGACGTTCTGATAGGGCCTGCCCACGCCTTCACCCCCTGGACGGCCCTTTACAAGGAGTACAACAGCCTAAGGGAGGCCTACGACGGGGCGAGGATAGACTTCCTCGAGCTCGGTCTCTCGGCGGACAGCGAGATGGCCGACATGATAAGATCCCATCACTCGCTCACCTACCTGAGCAACAGCGACGCCCACTCGCCGATGCCCCACCGCCTCGGGAGGGAGTTCAACCGCTTTGAGGTCGATGAGGCGACGTTCGAGGAGGTACGGAAGGCCATTCTGAAACGCGGAGGCAGGAAGATCGTCCTGAACGCCGGTCTCGACCCCAGGTTGGGCAAGTACCACCTCACCGCGTGCTCCCGCTGTTACACGAAGTACTCCCTCGAGGATGCGGAGGCGTTCAGGTGGAAGTGCCCCAAGTGCGGCGGCAGGATAAAGAAAGGCGTGAGGGACAGGATCCTCGAGCTGGCCGACACGGAGGAGAGGCCGAATGACAGGCCGCCCTACCTCCGTCTGGCGCCGCTGGCGGAGATAATCGCGATGGTCATCGGGAGGGGTGTGGAAACGAAGGCCGTGAGGGCTATCTGGGAGCGCTTTTTAAGGGAGTTCAGGAGCGAGATAAGGGTCCTCGTCGACGTCCCCATCGAGAGCCTGGCGGAGGTTCACGAGGAGGTCGCCAAAGCCGTGTGGGCCTACAGAAAAGGCAAGCTCAGCGTTATCCCCGGAGGGGGAGGGAAGTACGGCGAGATAAGGCTACCGGAGGAGATAAGGAACGCAAAGATAGAGGACCTTGAATCCATTGAGATCAACGTTTCGGAGGATGAATACAGGCCCAGACAGACGAGCCTTATGAAATTCCTGAGGAGGTAA
- a CDS encoding CBS domain-containing protein has protein sequence MEVESALEILHSIKLADIMPSIETMPVVTADTDIINVLKILRSRHHVWVVDDRENRELVGVIRYLDVMDLLLPPEAHRFKLGMTSNTMRSILGGATRAGDVAERQVLTIEEDATVLDALMKMRKYRIQVLAVVKDGKLVGEMSLRILIDELLRLLRVGGAQWKR, from the coding sequence ATGGAAGTCGAGTCCGCCCTTGAAATCCTTCACTCCATAAAGCTGGCGGATATCATGCCCAGCATTGAAACAATGCCCGTAGTCACCGCTGACACGGATATCATAAACGTCCTCAAAATTCTGAGAAGCAGACACCATGTTTGGGTGGTTGACGACAGGGAGAACAGGGAACTCGTGGGTGTCATCAGGTACCTTGACGTTATGGACCTCCTCCTCCCCCCCGAGGCCCACAGGTTTAAGCTCGGTATGACGAGCAACACCATGAGATCGATCCTCGGAGGGGCCACCAGAGCGGGGGACGTTGCCGAGAGACAGGTTCTCACGATAGAGGAAGACGCCACCGTCCTTGACGCCCTGATGAAGATGCGCAAGTACAGGATACAGGTGCTGGCGGTCGTGAAGGACGGAAAACTGGTTGGTGAGATGAGCCTGCGCATACTGATAGACGAACTGCTGAGACTGCTCCGGGTGGGTGGGGCCCAATGGAAACGGTAA
- a CDS encoding chloride channel protein produces MTSKGAYLRRWSVIIVFSILAGIVGGLGAVIFRLLISGVNRLFFRGLLQKASYTIGGINVGYVLPPTLGALVVTLIVLKRPEIRGNGIPEVIEAVIFKGGNIPGEFAVLKTIATAVTIGSGGSVGREGPIGFIGAALTSILARWFNLSREMKRLLVTCGLAAGIAGTFNTPLAGAMFALEVVYMGAFSINLVPIFISAVTGNAITLAVLKRAVEIEIPGGIGHTLPELPLFFILGLLLGSLAAFYARFLYGTVDWFSKARLPEYVKPALGGFGVGLLGMMLPAYGIFGIGYEGMRMAFYGKLTVGFLVVLGVAKMLATALTIGPGQSGGIFAPSLYIGTMFGAAFGEAVRALLPGLNANPTVYALAGMAAFFSGMTQAPLTQILMVTELTRSYAVLPAVMTSATMGFLTARLFLRGESIYTLKLLRKGYRVKTGRPVILETIPVGEIMTREPVYVSEDQALFEVERLIGETGHDCFPVVNEDMEVIGVIGVKDVLKKSSRIKGLPVRRFLRRSYGVTYPNETAEEAFEKLMAHDQNLLPVLESPESRKLVGVVTKRDIYRAYYRGLEGMYIE; encoded by the coding sequence ATGACCTCTAAAGGTGCCTATCTAAGAAGGTGGAGTGTTATCATCGTTTTCTCAATCCTTGCCGGGATAGTGGGGGGACTGGGGGCGGTGATATTTCGACTGTTGATCAGCGGGGTTAACCGGCTCTTCTTCAGAGGGTTACTGCAGAAAGCCTCCTACACCATCGGCGGTATCAACGTTGGGTACGTTCTTCCCCCAACCCTCGGGGCGCTGGTGGTCACCCTCATAGTCCTCAAACGTCCAGAGATACGGGGAAACGGTATACCCGAGGTGATAGAAGCGGTAATATTCAAAGGCGGTAACATTCCCGGGGAGTTCGCGGTTCTGAAGACGATAGCCACGGCGGTAACGATAGGTTCCGGCGGAAGCGTTGGCCGGGAGGGGCCTATAGGCTTCATAGGTGCCGCCCTGACGTCGATCCTGGCGCGCTGGTTCAACCTATCCCGGGAGATGAAGAGGCTCCTCGTCACCTGTGGCCTGGCGGCCGGTATAGCAGGGACCTTCAACACCCCGCTCGCCGGGGCGATGTTCGCCCTTGAGGTGGTCTACATGGGAGCCTTCTCCATAAACCTCGTGCCCATCTTCATCTCCGCGGTTACGGGCAACGCGATAACCCTGGCGGTTCTCAAAAGGGCGGTCGAGATAGAGATCCCCGGCGGAATAGGGCACACCCTTCCGGAGCTCCCCCTGTTTTTCATCCTCGGACTGCTCCTCGGCTCTCTCGCCGCGTTCTACGCCAGGTTCCTCTACGGCACGGTTGACTGGTTCTCGAAGGCCCGGCTACCCGAATACGTCAAGCCCGCCCTGGGGGGTTTTGGGGTCGGCCTCCTCGGCATGATGCTTCCAGCCTACGGTATATTCGGGATAGGCTACGAGGGCATGAGGATGGCCTTCTACGGGAAACTAACCGTGGGGTTCCTCGTAGTCCTCGGAGTGGCCAAGATGCTGGCGACGGCCCTTACCATAGGCCCCGGCCAGAGCGGCGGCATCTTCGCCCCGAGCCTCTACATCGGAACCATGTTCGGGGCGGCCTTCGGGGAAGCCGTAAGGGCCCTCCTCCCCGGTTTGAACGCGAACCCCACCGTTTACGCCCTCGCGGGGATGGCCGCCTTCTTCAGCGGCATGACACAGGCCCCGCTTACCCAGATACTCATGGTTACCGAGCTGACGAGGAGCTACGCTGTCCTCCCCGCGGTTATGACCTCAGCAACAATGGGTTTTCTCACCGCCCGGCTCTTTCTACGGGGGGAGTCCATCTATACCCTCAAGCTACTCCGGAAGGGTTATCGTGTAAAAACAGGAAGGCCCGTCATCCTCGAGACGATACCCGTGGGGGAGATAATGACGCGGGAGCCGGTTTACGTTAGCGAGGATCAGGCCCTCTTCGAGGTTGAAAGGCTGATAGGAGAGACCGGCCACGACTGCTTCCCCGTAGTCAACGAGGACATGGAGGTCATCGGCGTAATCGGCGTAAAGGACGTTCTCAAGAAGTCCTCACGGATTAAAGGCCTGCCGGTGAGACGCTTCCTCAGGCGTTCCTACGGGGTTACGTATCCAAACGAGACGGCCGAGGAGGCCTTTGAGAAGCTCATGGCCCACGATCAGAACCTCCTGCCAGTTCTGGAGAGTCCAGAGAGCAGAAAGCTCGTTGGAGTGGTGACCAAAAGGGACATATACCGCGCCTACTACCGCGGTCTGGAGGGCATGTACATAGAGTGA
- a CDS encoding cation:proton antiporter, which yields METVTWLLFTVGISLILAKIGDSIIERFELPGVLGELLMGMILGNLVYFGMIAPQYLPIVSGEGFTTDLTVVSNFLAKLGIIFLLFLGALDSDIEQLKKTGITATVSTVLGVFVPLVLGWFALTEMGYPSREAFAGGVLLTATSVGLTVRVMMDLGVLTSEVGAASLSASVMDDFLGIALIIFAVGTGSLLELSVKIVAFFIITGLVWWYLVDYYIKFAERLHVEKGILGTVLGMMFLFAALAEGWFAAAIEGAFMMGLVLSKLPEGKRLMEDVKAIGYGLLIPFFFVHTGAMLNLTVFENANALVLAAVLTTVAVVGKIVGRGFGAWMTAWGRGRAFLFTRENFWMSLQMGIGSIPRTEVALVDLMVAVHGGAIKPQDAPEFIAATLIFITVSVLITPPLLKWAFRREISEATTAKTARKVERIQKTKERIKKIKGSP from the coding sequence ATGGAAACGGTAACGTGGCTTCTCTTCACCGTAGGAATCTCTCTGATCCTGGCCAAGATAGGGGACAGCATAATCGAGCGATTCGAACTGCCTGGCGTTCTTGGAGAGCTTCTGATGGGAATGATACTGGGGAACCTCGTCTATTTCGGGATGATCGCCCCCCAGTACCTCCCGATAGTCAGCGGGGAGGGCTTCACCACGGATTTGACGGTCGTTTCCAACTTTCTGGCCAAGTTGGGCATAATATTCCTGCTGTTCCTCGGCGCCCTCGATTCCGATATCGAGCAACTCAAGAAAACGGGGATTACCGCTACGGTCTCCACAGTTCTCGGCGTCTTCGTGCCGCTCGTCCTTGGCTGGTTCGCCCTCACGGAGATGGGATACCCGAGTAGAGAGGCCTTCGCCGGCGGTGTCCTGCTCACAGCCACGAGCGTAGGATTAACCGTCCGCGTCATGATGGACCTTGGGGTCCTCACGAGCGAGGTCGGCGCCGCCTCGCTGAGCGCGAGCGTCATGGACGATTTCCTTGGCATAGCCCTCATCATATTCGCCGTCGGCACAGGAAGTCTCCTCGAGCTGAGCGTCAAGATAGTCGCGTTCTTCATAATAACCGGTCTCGTCTGGTGGTACCTCGTCGATTATTACATAAAGTTCGCGGAGAGGCTCCACGTCGAGAAGGGCATCCTCGGAACCGTCCTCGGGATGATGTTCCTCTTCGCGGCCTTAGCCGAGGGATGGTTCGCGGCGGCCATCGAGGGCGCGTTCATGATGGGCCTCGTGCTCTCGAAGCTCCCGGAAGGGAAGCGCCTCATGGAAGACGTGAAGGCCATCGGCTACGGCCTGCTCATACCATTCTTCTTCGTCCACACCGGCGCGATGCTCAACCTGACGGTCTTCGAGAACGCGAACGCCCTCGTGCTCGCGGCGGTTCTGACAACGGTTGCCGTCGTCGGAAAGATAGTCGGAAGGGGATTCGGAGCGTGGATGACGGCGTGGGGCCGCGGCAGGGCCTTTCTCTTCACGAGGGAGAACTTCTGGATGTCCCTCCAGATGGGCATAGGCTCGATTCCGAGGACGGAGGTGGCTCTCGTCGACCTCATGGTGGCGGTACACGGTGGTGCGATAAAGCCGCAGGACGCCCCCGAGTTCATAGCGGCGACGCTGATATTCATAACGGTCTCGGTGCTGATAACGCCACCGCTCCTCAAGTGGGCGTTCAGGAGGGAGATAAGCGAGGCCACCACCGCAAAGACCGCGAGGAAGGTGGAGAGAATCCAGAAAACCAAGGAGAGGATAAAGAAGATAAAGGGTTCACCGTGA